The Stigmatella aurantiaca genome includes the window CACGCAGGCGGGCGGCGGCACCAACCCCCCGGGCGCGGAGTTCACCACCGGCGCGGTCAACGTCAACACCACCCAGGCGCTCCTGTGGTTCAAGACGGCGGGCTTCACGGCCAGCTACGTCATCCTGCACTACAGCTACCCGGGCCTCGGCCAGCAGAACCTCAACGCCACGTACAACAGCAGCACGGGCCGCTGGGAGTACACCGTGCCCAACCTGAGCGCGGGCAAGGTGCTCACGTACTCGTTCACCTACAACAAGAACGGCGCGCAGTACGACACCCCGAACTACACCTGGACCAAGCCCTGAGCGCTTGAAGACGTCCTGAGGTGAGCGGCCCTCTCTCCCGGCAACTGGCGGGGGAGGGGGCCGTTGCCTTTTCAGAGGGGCCGCCGGGCGCCCCAAAGACAACGGGCGGGCTCCCCAAGGGAACCCGCCCGCGTCACATCCAGAGGCTTCCGGGAGGCCTAGTTGCGGTTCTCGCCCGCCCGGATCTCCGGAGCGTTGCCGTCCGCCGGGGTGGCCGGCAGCGGCGTCTGGGGCTGCTCGCCGCCCGAGGAGGAGCCCGCCGGGGTCTTGAACGGAGGCGTCTCCAGCGCGGCCTTCAGCACGTCATCCATGTGGGTGACGAAGATGAACTCCAGCTCCTTCTTGGCCTGCTCCGGCACGTCGACCAGGTCCTTGCGGCAGCGCTCGGGCAGGATGACCCGCTTGATGCCGGCGCGGTGCGCCGCGAGCACCTTCTCCTTGATGCCGCCCACCGGCAGCACCAGGCCACGCAGCGTGGCCTCACCCGTCATCGCCGTGTCACTGCGCACCCGGATGCCCGTCATGAGGCTGGTGAGCGCCGTGAGGATGGTGACGCCGGCCGAGGGGCCGTCCTTCGGGATGGAGCCCGCGGGGAAGTGCAGGTGCAGGTCCGTCTTCTCGAGGAAGTTCGGGCTGATGCCCAGCGCGTCCGCCTTGCTGCGCAGGTAGCTCAGGGCCGCCGCGGCGCTCTCCTTCATCACGTCGCCGAGCTGACCGGTGAGCGTCATGCCGCCCTTGCCGGCCATCTTCGTCGCCTCGATGAAGAGCAGGTCGCCACCGGCCGCCGTCCAGGCCAGACCCGTGGCCACGCCCGGAACCTCGGTGCGCTCGGCCACCTCGGAGTAGTAGGTCTCAGGCCCGAGGATCTCCTTGACGCGCTCGGCGTTGACGGTCTGCTTGTCCGTCTTTCCACCGGCCACCTCCACCGCCACCGCGCGGCACAGGTCCGCGATGCGGCGCTCGAGGTTACGCACACCGGCCTCGCGGGTGTACGAGGTGGTGAGCGTGAGCAGCGCGTCGTCGGTCACCTCGATGTGGTCCGTCGACAGCCCGTGCTCCTTGAGCTGCTTGGGCACGAGGTGGATGCGCGCGATGCTCTGCTTCTCCTCGAACGTGTAGCCGGTCAGCTCGATGATCTCCATGCGGTCCCGGAGCGGCCCGGGGATGGGATCCAGCTGGTTGGCGGTGGCGATGAACATCACCTTGGAGAGGTCGAACGGCACATCCAGGTAGTGGTCGCTGAACGTGTTGTTCTGCTCCGGGTCCAGCACCTCCAGCAGCGCCGCGCTCGGGTCGCCGCGGAAGTCCGCGCCCAGCTTGTCGATCTCGTCCAGCATCATGACCGGGTTCTTCATCCCGGACTTCTTCATGCTCTGGATGAAACGGCCCGGCAGCGCGCCGACGTAGGTGCGCCGGTGGCCGCGGATCTCCGCCTCGTCACGCACGCCGCCCAGGGACAGGCGAACGAACTTGCGGCCGGTGGCCTTGGCGACGCTCTGGCCGAGCGACGTCTTACCGACACCCGGGGGGCCCACCAGGCAGAGGATGGGGCCGCGCATGTCGTTCTTCAGCTTGCGGACGGCCAGGTACTCCAGGATGCGCTTCTTGACCTTCTTGATGCCGTAGTGGTCCTTGTCCAGGACCTGGCGCGCGTTCTCGATGTCGAGGTTGTCCTCGGAGATCTTCGCCCACGGCAGGTCGGCGATCCAATCG containing:
- the lon gene encoding endopeptidase La produces the protein MSDDKKKGASASAMPTAMAPPGLINKEDIPQVLPILPLRNSVFFPGGVLPLAVGRQKTIALIKDAVRDDQVIGVVTQRRAEEEDPGSSDLYTMGTVARIVKLLKMGEDNYSLVVQGLARFRVLELVQEAPYLKARVDAVEDKTSAENVEVEALGINLKKLAREVIELMPELPAAATELVESITHPGHLADLIAANVDVPIEEKQAVLETVDLKARMKLVLELLNRKREILKLSNKIDSAVKGEMSKTQREYYLRQQLKAIKEELGEMGEEEEELDELQERLKKAGLPPEVEKVAQKELNRLKTIPAASSEYTVARTYLDWIADLPWAKISEDNLDIENARQVLDKDHYGIKKVKKRILEYLAVRKLKNDMRGPILCLVGPPGVGKTSLGQSVAKATGRKFVRLSLGGVRDEAEIRGHRRTYVGALPGRFIQSMKKSGMKNPVMMLDEIDKLGADFRGDPSAALLEVLDPEQNNTFSDHYLDVPFDLSKVMFIATANQLDPIPGPLRDRMEIIELTGYTFEEKQSIARIHLVPKQLKEHGLSTDHIEVTDDALLTLTTSYTREAGVRNLERRIADLCRAVAVEVAGGKTDKQTVNAERVKEILGPETYYSEVAERTEVPGVATGLAWTAAGGDLLFIEATKMAGKGGMTLTGQLGDVMKESAAAALSYLRSKADALGISPNFLEKTDLHLHFPAGSIPKDGPSAGVTILTALTSLMTGIRVRSDTAMTGEATLRGLVLPVGGIKEKVLAAHRAGIKRVILPERCRKDLVDVPEQAKKELEFIFVTHMDDVLKAALETPPFKTPAGSSSGGEQPQTPLPATPADGNAPEIRAGENRN